The genome window GAAGTGCTCACAGTTGTTCCACAGCAGGCTGTACGGTATCGCCCCGAGCAGCTTCTCCGCCCGGCCGCCACCTCCTCGTTGGCCAGCGGGCGCCTCCGCACGTCGCCGTCCATGCGGTTCAGAAGGACGACGGCGCCGTACGCGAAGTCCTCCAGCGTGTCTACGCGGACGCTGGCGCACTTGGAGAGCACGCCGAGCAGCAGGCGAGTATTGGTCACCATCTCCTGGATCTGACGGTGGTCACTCGTCACCGCCGGCAGGATGTCCGGGATGAGGTGCGCCACCCGGTTGTCGCCGAGGTAGATGCCGAAATGGGTGAAGAGAGTCCGGGGGACCTCCAGCAGGTCCCCTCGCTGGAAGCGCTGCGTCGCGGGGAGCCCGTCCCGCTCCATGCGCCTAGCCGCCGGCttgtcatccctctctctcccggcCGGGGACAGGAGACTGAACACCTTGAAGTGGGCGAGCAAGAACAACCTCTCCAGGAGGAACGTGAGGGTGTCTAACATGGTtgaaagacaagagagagagaggggggaaaatgtATCTTTCGTTCTGTTTTTGTcctggtcctcctcctcctctcacctcAAGTGAAGCATCTTTGGCTCTGCAGAGAAGtttggtgaggaggaggagggggtggaggaggaggaggaggaggaggaggagaaggagaaggggcgTGATGTCCCGCGAAGCATAATTGGCTTTGGCCATGAAGTAACGGTCTGAGGAGAGGGAGGATGAGAGaccatcagacagacagagagagagagagagaggcagagagaaagattGAGGGAGAGGTGTTTTTGTTGGAAGTGCGTGTGTGAGAAAGCGAGaacaagtgtgtgcgtgtgtgtgtgagagagagaggtgtgagaaagagggggagagagagaaaatcagAGTGTGAAATAGAAAGAGCAGGGGGGAAGAAGAGAGATGGCATCCAAGAAAGGTGGGAAGCAGAAGCCTGCAGAGAAATAGAGTGTGTCCCTTTCCTTCTAATTCCCTCAGCCTCTGTCTCTCAAACACATGGGAGGGGCGCAGAAAAAGCGTgaactacagagagagagagggagagagagagagagagagagagagagagagagagagagagagagagagagagagagagagagagagagagagagagagagagagagagagagatgctccaCCAGTTGCAGCTCCCGTTTTTACACACGTGTCCATGCACAGTACAAACCACTGAGCTCTCCTGGAGGTGTTAGGTTGGAGTGCACGCCGGCCGGTGACTGCTGCAGACACTCTGTGGCCAGCGGCAATGAACGAGCTAGCATTTAGAGTCAAACTGTTTGACCCGGGTCAACAAGCAGAAGCTCACCACAACAACCTGGAGGAGTGGaattctctccccccctcctccccacctccacccccgccCTCCTATTTGTCGCTCCCTGATTTTGTCTCTTTGTATTTCTCTATGTCCCCCTCTGTTCCTTTACACCCCCTCTTTTTGTAtgccccccttcctctctccctgAAGTAATGAGTGCCACATGGCCCGTTCTCCACcttcctctcctccacacacacacagacgcacgcacacacgcacgcacgcacacatacatgctcATAGAGCGCAGCCCATTTCCACAGTTTCATCAAGCCAAACCATCCAAATGTAGGGTGCTCACAATTTCCACCACAGCCATGTCTGACCttactcaccacacacacacgctcgcgtgcgcatacacacacacacacacacacacacacacacacacacacacacacacacacacacacacacacacacacacacacacacatgcatgcatgcatgcacgcccgcacacgtgcatgcacgaaCTGGAAGACCAACAGGAACATGCAAAAATGTACagataacacacagacacaaatacatccaaaaatacattgtaaaaacaaacatgcaaacacattaCCCTTACTTACAAAGACATTAGTCACTTATTCACTTATGGCATGGGAAACCTTCAACCACTTGGTTGACATTCAAACTGAGCGATGCTGCGGTCGCCGTGGTGTAGCTTCCTCAAACCACCAaatggtctctctctgtctctctctctctctctctcactacacacacacacacacacacacacacacaaaatacagccGGTAAGTCTGAGCCAGCAGCATGTCCATCTGAATCATTTGGTTAGCATAGAATACATTCCCCACCTATGTCCCACAGCTCTCTCATCCCATTTAGCGCTACTGCTGTTGGTGCATCGAGGTTCCTGAAGAGGTCAGCGGGCTATTTCAGAGCAGAACGGATGGCCATCCATTAAGACACAGACGGATAGACATAGATCCCTTGAGTCATTTAAGTTGACTTATGTAAGCTACACTGATCAAAGTACTGCAGAAttcaaaaatgaaaaacaaaaaacagccacaATATGTAAAACTACAAGAAAGACTTCAAAACAAAGACATGGGTCAAGGGGACATGAAAGCTTAAGAATAAAAGTCGCCCCAAAGCGTCAAGCCCTGGCCATCTCAGCTCAGGCCCTGGCCGCCTCAGCTCAGGCCCTGGCCATCTCAGGTCAGGCCCTGGCCTTCTCATATCAGGCCCTGGCCATCTCAAGTTAAGCCCTGGCCATTTCAAGTTAAGCCCTGGCCATCTCAAGTCAGGCACTGGCCATCTCAAGTTAAGCCCTGGCCATCTCATGTCAGGCCCTGACCATCTCAGCTCAGGCCCTGGCCATCTCAAGTCAGGCCCTGGCTATCTCAAGTTAAGCCCTGGCCATCTCAAGTTAAGCCCTGGCCATCTCAAGTTAAGCCCTGGCCATCTCAAGTTAAGCCCTGGCCATCTCATGTCAGGCCCTGACCATCTCAAGTTAAGCCCTGGCCATCTCAAGTTAAGCCCTGACCATCTCAAGTCAGGCCCTGGCCATCTCAAGTTAAGCCCTGGCCATCTCAAGTTAAGCCCTGACCATCTCAAGTCAGGCCCTGACCATCTCAAGTTAAGCCCTGGCCATCTCAAGTTAAGCCCTGGCCATCTCATGTCAGGCCCTGGCCATCTCAAGTTAAGCCCTGGCCATCTCAAGTTAAGCCCTGACCATCTCAAGTCAGGCCCTGGCCATCTCAAGTTAAGCCCTGACCATCTCAAGTTAAGCCCTGACCATCTCAAGTCAGGCCCTGGCCATCTCAAGTTAAGCCCTGGCCATCTCAAGTTAAGCCCTGGCCATCTCATGTCAGGCCCTGACCATCTCAGCTTAGGCCCTGGCCACCTCAGCTCAGGCCCTGGCCATCTCAGCTCAGGCCCTGGCCGCCTCAGCTCAGGCCCTGGCCGCCTCAGCTCAGGCCCTGGCCGCCTCAGCTCAGGCCCTGGCCATCTCATGTCAGGCCCTGACCATCTCAGCTTAGGCCCTGGCCACCTCAGCTCAGGCCCTGGCCATCTCAGCTCAGGCCCTGGCCGCCTCAGCTCAGGCCCTGGCCATCTCAAGTCAGGCCCTGGCCTTCTCATATCAGGCCCTGGCCATCTCAAGTTAAGCTCTGGCCATTTCAAGTTAAGCCCTGGCCATCTCAAGTCAGGCCCTGACCATCTCAGCTCAGGCCCTGGCCATCTCAAGTCAGGCCCTGGCCATCTCAAGTCAGGCCCTGGCCATCTCATATCAGGCCCTGGCAATCTCAAGTCAGGCCCTGGCCATCTCAAGTCAGGCCCCTGCCATCTCAGGCCTTCAAATCTAACAGAGGTTGATGATGAGGTTGATTCTGAAGCACACTGGGAGCTGATTGAGAGAATTAAGTGTGGAGGTAaaaaagatcttttttttttccttcctggtGTTGGTAAGAAGACTATTGACATTTTCTGGACCAGCTGGATGAAGGACCGGGAGGCCTGGCTGATAAGTTACTGTAGGTTTTGCTGAGGTGAAGACACAAACAACTTCCCCCAAGCCTTGGACCTGGACAATTTGAAATGGTTTTTAAAACAGAAGCTTGTTTTCACTATTGTGTCAACTGTTAAATTTAAGGTATTTGTCAAAAACCACACTAAACATTTTGGCATAGGATCTGATAAAGGAGACCATTGGGTCCAGATCTTAAGAAGAAGACGACACTTTATTATTTCTCGTTGTACACACATACAATGaatttgctctctgcatttaacccatcgtattgtataggagcagtgggcagctgcagtgcccggggaccaactccagttcttctttccattgccttgctcaggggcccagacaggagtattaaccctaacatgcatgtctttttgatggtgggaggaaaccggagcacccggaggaaacccatgcagacgtggggagaacgtgcaagctccacacagaaaggacctgggacggcctggggttcgaacccaggaccttcttgctgtgaggcaacagtgctaaccactgggccaggaAAGGGATTGATGGAGTCAGTGTGGGGAAAACAATACGACTTCAGGTTTGCTGGGGGCTTTAATGAGACACAAAGCTGGGTATCGCCAGCTTTGTGTCTTCCAAATCCATGACCACACGATTATGGTCCCAATAGCCTAAAGAAGAAAACTGTGGTTTTTCTAGGACGTTCCCAGGGGCAAAGAGGAGAAGGTTGTGGTCCGAGTGGTGGACGGTAGGCGGACTCTGGTTGTTCTCAGAAGCTTATGGTGTGAATGTCAGAAGCGTGTGattgaaaataaaaaagaagaatgTGCTCAGTTAGTGCTGCCATGTTATATAATCTTTAAAAACGTCTTCAGCAAACATTCTGCCAGGCGGCGCTGTACAGTTGtcaatcattcattcatgcactcctctctctctttcattctcgtCCTCCTTTGCTGCCTCCACTCACAGGAGAGGGGGATTAGGGAAGATTATGGTCACAGAGAAGGCTGTTCACAACCTCccctttcaacacacacacacacacacacacacacacacacacacacacacacacacacacacacacacacacagtgaccccCGCCAAGACCTTTCAATGGGGTTGAATGACAGCAAGAGGATAAGATTTagccgttttgtgtgtgtgtgtgtgtgtgtgtgtgtgtgtgtgtgtgtgtgtgtgtgtgtgtgtgtgtgtgtgtgtgtgtgtgtgtgtgtgtgtgtgtgtgtgtgtgtgtgtgtgtgtgtgttttcactaaACAATGCCTCCAAGCATGGGGTTGATGCTCTCCAGCAGTCAGTCAGAGGCGGTGGAGGGCTTCAGAACCTATCATTGGAAATCACTTGTcatttgtgtgtacgtgtgtgcgtgaatgtgtgtgtgtgtgtgtgtgtgtgtgtgtgtgtgtgtgcgtgcgagcaCGGATTAGAGAATTTGTGTGCCAGTGAAAAGAGCGTTTGTGTGAATAAGTAAGATTTACTCAGAAAACTGAGTCGAATGAAAGCCGGAGAGACTGTTTGTCAGCGTGTGTGAGTGAAATTTATATGAAAAGAAGTACACACAAATTAGCCAggccgagagaaagagagaggaaaaagaagagagggggaaaaaaacagaggcCACAGTGATGACAGATGAGGTGCAATCTATCTCCTTTTATCCTCGCTGACATCCctccaccagagagagagagagagagcgagcatgagagcgtgagacggagagagagagcgagagcgagagagaatgtcGGCATCAACTACACAAAGACAGGGATAGCATGACAAAGTTATACAGATGACTGATAATAAATAATGAACTGTCCTTTGACCAAAACATTTTCTTTCTCTTGGTCTCTTTGCATGTCGTGACAGTCAGAACAACACAAAGGCGGCGATGCCATGACTAATGGCTGTGGTAAAAGGTCCTTTGGACGACAAACACACTCTCAGACCCCGCACCATGCCAATAGGATAACCATCTAT of Lampris incognitus isolate fLamInc1 chromosome 20, fLamInc1.hap2, whole genome shotgun sequence contains these proteins:
- the LOC130130813 gene encoding LOW QUALITY PROTEIN: lecithin retinol acyltransferase-like (The sequence of the model RefSeq protein was modified relative to this genomic sequence to represent the inferred CDS: inserted 1 base in 1 codon), producing MLDTLTFLLERLFLLAHFKVFSLLSPAGRERDDKPAARRMERDGLPATQRFQRGDLLEVPRTLFTHFGIYLGDNRVAHLIPDILPAVTSDHRQIQEMVTNTRLLLGVLSKCASVRVDTLEDFAYGAVVLLNRMDGDVRRRPLANEEVAXRAEKLLGAIPYSLLWNNCEHFVTYCRYGTAVSLQTEKFCEWLKSLIRDRRNVFLTASLGVLSMVCLGISSGTALPTLLVPFTLWMAS